CAGAAGTTGCGAACCATTTCGCAACCTTGGAGATCAGCCGGTCGTCCCGTACCACGGTAACTGGCAGTCAGGAGGTCAGCGGTTCGATCCCGCTTAGCTCCACAAGCAAATGACCACGGGTGAGACCCTCTCGCGTCCTGATCGCCGAGATGTCCCCCATCTCGGCCCCGCCGATGGCGACGCAGCCGCTCTTCTCGAGCTCCTCGAACATGTCGTCAGCTGCCGCGTCCGGCGCGATGCAGTAGTGGCTGTTCCGCGATGCCACGCGACTGTTCCGCTTTACAGTAGTGGCTGTGTCGCGATTCAGTAGTGGCTGTTCCGCTTTGCCACGCGACTCTTCCGCGTTGCACGCGGATCTGCGCGGGCTGGGGAAACGAATCGAACCGGATCGCCCTGAAAACGGCGTCATTCCATCTCCGGCCCGCGCAATTCATGCGCGGGATCCGGCAGCACCCGAGCCGTCCCGTTCCCAGCCCGCGCGGATCCCGCGCGGGTTCCGACGCGCGGGTCGTCATTCCCATCGTCAGGCGGACCTCGCCTTGCGGCCTTTGGACCGTGACCTCGTTGCCCACGCGCTTGCCGAGCAGCGCCGCTCCCATCGGCGAGTCCATGCCGATCTCCCCGCGCGCGGTGTCCCACTCGTCCGGC
This genomic window from Pseudomonadota bacterium contains:
- a CDS encoding GreA/GreB family elongation factor; its protein translation is MGMDSPMGAALLGKRVGNEVTVQRPQGEVRLTMGMTTRASEPARDPRGLGTGRLGCCRIPRMNCAGRRWNDAVFRAIRFDSFPQPAQIRVQRGRVAWQSGTATTESRHSHYCKAEQSRGIAEQPLLHRAGRGS